From the genome of Atribacterota bacterium, one region includes:
- a CDS encoding ComEC/Rec2 family competence protein — protein sequence MVGVGIHFWSLDYPVSYFRSWDKKPVSLTGYVIERDGKYFLTRIEGFPVYSPSVLLRGKGFTHLGYSRGVFSGVFRKFVSCVNPGGVDQRLQWWKKRVVGYLEVKDFRAVSGHSLWFTLLHWVEERKQRLLSLWQEQIGNEASLFAALFLGEKDTQFFHQKDSFEHMGVYHLFCVSGFHLTLLGGMTLLVLKQFLILRPFSAFLLIVFSFLYLLFCSLVPSAFRSFLMLSFYLLGKWFGRKVPSGGIFWAAFLSMMVIQPEMLLNGGAQLSFASTWGLVVVLRLLEGEGQRHGFIQTIIRENLLLGLAVYSTSLPFLMIHRFSFSSLFLLGNIILLPLTEGVLFLAFWGTPFIWFFPIRRGVAIVLRFLLRNILFLTQFFTTRLPHFFLDFSRSGDLVWGVWVFTGVLVVTLGSILKAKRTKALCFLLLFPISVTPFLLLPAREFWVFDVGQGLACGIVEKQTISFIDLGGVIRGYNLVGETILKRFLWYRDIREIRNIFLTHWHKDHVAGLDVFTSSSRLSLFAPENLEKGGIPFVPIKWPTRFQLTDQVTVQVFPIRGETENDQALVYLVVFPDMRILVTGDIEERGIDELLRCGKSITAEVVILPHHGKYYPNLAELLSRTGCHTVIISCGENEYGHPDRRTLEMVQKAGWRSLITQQDGAIRIYPFLGKWRVRGIGKRNL from the coding sequence AAACCTGTATCTCTTACTGGCTATGTCATTGAAAGAGATGGAAAATACTTTCTTACCCGGATTGAAGGATTTCCCGTTTATTCTCCTTCGGTTCTCTTGCGAGGGAAAGGATTTACGCACCTCGGTTATTCCCGGGGGGTTTTTAGTGGGGTTTTCCGGAAATTTGTTTCCTGTGTCAATCCCGGTGGAGTAGATCAGCGCTTACAGTGGTGGAAAAAGAGGGTGGTTGGATACTTAGAGGTGAAAGACTTTCGGGCTGTTTCTGGGCATTCCTTGTGGTTTACCCTCTTACATTGGGTCGAAGAGAGAAAACAGAGACTTCTTTCTCTTTGGCAGGAACAAATCGGGAACGAAGCATCGCTTTTCGCGGCACTCTTTTTGGGGGAAAAGGACACGCAATTTTTTCACCAAAAGGACTCTTTCGAACATATGGGAGTATATCACCTTTTTTGTGTTTCGGGATTCCATCTGACGCTTTTGGGTGGGATGACGCTCTTAGTCCTTAAGCAATTTTTGATTTTAAGACCATTTTCTGCCTTCCTTTTAATTGTTTTTTCCTTTCTCTATCTTCTTTTCTGTAGCCTGGTTCCTTCGGCGTTTCGGTCCTTTCTTATGCTCAGTTTCTATCTTCTGGGCAAATGGTTTGGCAGGAAGGTGCCATCCGGGGGGATTTTCTGGGCGGCCTTTCTTTCCATGATGGTGATCCAGCCGGAGATGCTGCTTAACGGAGGAGCGCAGCTTTCTTTTGCTTCAACCTGGGGGTTGGTGGTGGTATTGCGTCTTCTGGAAGGAGAGGGGCAAAGACACGGTTTTATTCAAACCATAATCAGGGAAAATTTGCTGCTGGGGCTCGCAGTATATTCCACTTCGCTTCCGTTCCTCATGATACATCGTTTTTCTTTTTCTTCCCTTTTTTTACTGGGAAACATCATTCTTCTTCCTCTTACCGAAGGGGTTCTTTTTCTTGCCTTCTGGGGAACTCCTTTCATCTGGTTTTTCCCGATCCGTCGTGGAGTGGCAATAGTATTGCGATTCCTTTTGCGGAACATTCTTTTCTTGACGCAGTTTTTTACTACTCGTTTACCTCATTTTTTTCTCGATTTTTCTCGCTCTGGGGATCTTGTTTGGGGTGTGTGGGTTTTTACGGGGGTTCTGGTGGTGACTCTGGGATCCATTTTGAAAGCAAAGAGGACGAAAGCCCTATGTTTTTTGCTCCTTTTCCCCATTTCAGTAACGCCTTTTCTTCTCTTGCCCGCCCGAGAATTCTGGGTTTTCGATGTGGGACAGGGTCTGGCCTGTGGCATTGTGGAAAAGCAAACGATTTCCTTTATTGACCTGGGAGGTGTGATCCGGGGATATAATCTGGTAGGAGAGACGATTCTAAAGCGATTTTTGTGGTATAGGGATATTCGAGAGATCCGGAATATTTTTCTCACCCACTGGCATAAAGACCATGTAGCGGGGTTGGATGTTTTTACTTCTTCTTCCCGATTATCTCTTTTTGCGCCGGAAAACTTGGAGAAAGGAGGTATTCCTTTTGTGCCGATCAAATGGCCGACTCGCTTTCAATTGACTGACCAAGTAACAGTCCAAGTGTTCCCAATAAGAGGTGAAACGGAGAACGACCAGGCTCTCGTGTATCTTGTTGTTTTTCCTGATATGAGGATTTTAGTGACTGGAGATATCGAAGAGAGGGGAATCGATGAGCTTTTACGTTGCGGGAAAAGCATTACGGCAGAAGTGGTGATTCTTCCTCATCATGGGAAGTATTATCCCAACCTTGCTGAACTTCTTTCCCGCACTGGGTGTCATACGGTTATAATCTCCTGTGGAGAGAATGAGTACGGTCATCCGGATAGAAGAACTCTGGAAATGGTGCAAAAAGCCGGATGGCGTTCCTTGATTACGCAACAAGACGGAGCCATACGAATCTATCCCTTTTTGGGCAAATGGAGGGTACGAGGAATTGGGAAAAGAAACCTTTAA